agaaagaaaatacagcaaTGAAGAAAACTGGAAACTGGAGCTCTCGTGGCGTAAGTACTTGTTTgaggaaagagaaataagaaaggcGGAGTGGTGATCAATGTGTCTAAGTCCCAAACAACAGCTGCAAAggccagaaaccaggaaagaggaggggTGGGTCAGTAGGCTTTCAGGGCAATCTTCTAGGCTGGAACCATCCTGGCAGGAATTCCATCAAATATTCAATCAGGCAGTGAATAAAATGAAGACACTTGATCCAGTCTCAAAAAATTACCTTCCCTATTCTCTCCTGTATTCCAGAAGCGTTTATAGAATGCACTCCAAAACAAGGAgtaaactggtgtgtgtgtgtgtgtgtgtgtgtgtgtgtgtgtgtgtgtgtgtgtgtgtgtgtgttaggtctATAATCCTAATACATAGGAGtctggaacaggaggatgactgggagttggaggccagcatgaGATACAAAgacatgattaaaaacaaaatcaaaacaaaaccggaaaaccaaccaacccccaacccccattccccATAAAACCTACAACAATCaaagcacccctcccccaaaacaaatttgaaaataaagGGTGTAATTAGGAGAAATCACATGAGACAGAAGATGGGACGCACATTCAATGAGCAGCAAGTGATGGGGAAGCAAGAATTCAGGATGACAGCTGTTTTGTAGCCCCAGGGGCCTCTATGGACTGGGGAGTCTGCAAGCAGAAACAATACCATGCTGCTTCTGGTCCGTTGtctatttaatgtgtgtgtttgcttgtttgtttcagcAGGGCGTtatatagctgaggctggctttgaactcactagaCAGATGAGGCTGGTCAGGAACTACAAAACTCTTACCTCTACctccttggtgctgggattataggtatgcaccaACAACCCTGCCCCACCTGAAGCTGTTTTTACATGAGTGAAATAATTGAGGGATGGCTAAACAGTTAATGGAGAGTGTGGGGTTTGGTTAGAAAAAGCATAGCTGTGGGGTCCTAAGTGATAGGACCCCCTTCTTAACTCGCAGAAAGAAGGGCACAGGCAAAGAGCATACCTAGTGCTTTTCTGTTAAAACTAGTAGTTCGTCAcatcaacatatatatatatatatgtatatatatatatatatatatatatatatatttctccgTGAGAGAGCAGCCTGTAGGAACTGAATAAACATATTTGTAGATTTTGTTTAGTAATATACATACTGAAATATGCAATCTTAAGTAGACAGCTTGATGAATTTTTACAAAGTCATTTGATGTTCATCGCTAGCTGCCACGTCCAGAAACTGACGTTAGTAGTacacctcccccaacccccccacccccgagttTGGAGTTTGACTGGGCCCTTGGAACCTATTAGGTGAAGAGAACAGACTTCCACACATACATTTTGGCACGTTCCCACACCCaccacacaataaataaataaaagaacagaaagagaagagtcaAAGGGTAAGGAGATTAGCTTAACATGGTCACAAAACTAAGGGCTACATGTGCAGAGACCAAGGGAGGCTAAAGGGACACGGAGGGGCGGAGTCCATCCCAGTGGGGGCGGAGCCTTTGGTCAGCTCCTTAGAGCAAGGGGCGTGGTCACGCAACCACGTTTCGAGCTGGGGGCGGGGCTCCTGGCCAGCCAGTTAGCGCGAGGAGGCGTGGTCACAAGGAGGCTGTTGAGGACAGGCTAGAGCTACCATTGGCCTTGAGGCCTGGATCAGCGGGGAATAGAAACCCACAGAAGGTTCTGGAGAACCAGGGGCGAATCAGGTACAGAAACCAACGAGTCCTCCTTACAGGAGGAGGTGTCCGGACGCTTCCGGGCCCTGAGACTCAGTCGGGGCCGGGGCTTCGTGACGCACTCGGCGTCGGGGCGGGACCGGCTCTAGCCAAGATGGAGGCGAACGTGTTCCGGTTCCGAGATGCCCGCTCTGCTCCGGATCCGGTACTGGAAGCCGGGCCAGTGGCCTTCGGCTCGCAGCCGGTGCCTCTGGTGCTGGACAACGGATCGTTCCAGGCTCGGGCCGGGTGGGCGTGCCCCGGGCCGGACCCGGGTCCCGAGCCGCGCCTGCAGTTCCGCGCCGTGTGCGCGCGCGGCCGTGGCGGGGCGCGCGGCGGGCTAGGACCGCAGGTGGGCAACGCGCTGGGAAGCCTCGAGCCTCTGCGCTGGATGCTGCGCTCTCCCTTCGACCGCAATGTGCCTGTCAACCTGGAACTGCAGGAACTGCTGCTGGACTACAGCTTCCAGCACCTCGGCGTCTCCTCGCAGGTGAGGACCGGCTGGGCGGGGCGCATTCGGTTTCAGCCGTTAGCCAGGCAGTCAAGTACTGAACACAAGTGTGTTGGTCTTGTGCTAGGAGCTAAGGGTACACCACGATGTCTTTATCTTCCAGAGGATGGGCTGTCAGGGACACAGGGACCAGTTTGCAGTAATCCAAGTGAGATGAGTTTTACAAGCACCAGTTCAAACCTGTAGTACTTTGAGGATAAAACCAACATGGTTTATCTGTTAAGAGTTTGGCCAAAGCTTGATTTAATAAACTTGAAATGAGCCAGGCGTGGTTTCAtggccctttaatcccagcacactagaaggcagaagcaggcagatatctgtgagcttaaggccagtctagtctacagagtgagttccaggagagccaaggttgttacagagaaaccttatctttaagaaaatcaaaacagaggggttggggatttagctcagtggtagagcacttgcctagcaagcgcaaagccctgggttcggtccccagttctgaaaaaaaaaaaaagaaagaaaatcaaaacagacagacatacaaaaaGCTTAAATTGGCCATGTGTTACTGCTTTCCAAAATAACCTCCAGTAGAGGAGAAGCATATTCTTTAAAATAGCTTGCGATCaccttttaaaagatgtattattTCCAAGTTTTATGTACTAGCATGTTTGTGTACAGGAGTGCAGGTGCCTCAGGCCTAAGATCTGCGTCTGGAGTCAGAGATTAGGTGTTAGAAAGACTTGGGTTCTTTGTCCTTGTGTCTGGTCCTGAGTGTGtccccctccaccccctcacGTTTTTAAGTAAACTCAGCCCGGATTTGGGGTTAGTTTTGCATTTTGTGTGTGCTTCCATTTGTCTTGTTGTGTTTGTCTTTCAAAGTAGGGCTGCGTTGACCATCCCATAGTTCTGACAGAGGCCGTGTGTAACCCACTCTACTCCCGCCAAATGATGTCGGAGCTCCTCTTCGAATGCTACAGGATCCCGAAGGTTGCCTATGGGATAGACAGCCTCTTCAGTTTCTACCACAACATGCCCAAAAACGCCCTTTCCAGTGGCCTTGTCATCTCCTCTGGCTACCAGTGCACGCACATTTTACCAGTCCTGGAAGGAAGGTGAGTTGTGCCTGTGGCATTGTGTTCGAGAAGCATCGTTAGGACTTACTGGAGACATGAACTGTAAAAGGTTCCTGTTGGAGGTGTCTGGTGAGTGCTAACTGGTGGATGGAGCTGGGCAGAGCTCAGACTTCCCTCAGCATATGCCTTCAAAGTTATTTTATCTGTCCTTTGGAACCTTCTGGAGGGACTTCAAGTTGGTCTCATATCTAGTTAACAATTATAATGTTTTATAATTCTGATTTATGGGGGAATAGTTAACATGGTACCTGCCTATAGTAGACGTTCAATAAACATGGTTTGAGTAAGTTACttgattatatttatttctcttttaaaaaaaatctttatttgtgtctgtctatctgaacTTGAGagtacttgtctgtctgtctgtctggactTGAGAGTGCTTGACGGGAatctggaagtcagaggacagtatGAGGGTATTGGTTCTCTGTTTCCACAATTCGGGcatcagggattgaactcaaagtCTTTATCCTTGACAGCAAATGCCCTTACTGTGGACCATTTCCCTTTCTCTTAATTGAATACATTTAATTTAGACCATCTTGGTATTCTGGAgttcatttttaattaagaatttttgcgggctggagagatggctcagcagttaagagcacctgactgctcttccagaggtcatgagttcaattcccagcaaccacatggtggctcacaaccatctgtaaagagatctgatgccctcttctggtgtatctgaagacagctacaatgtacttatatataataaataaatcttaaaaaaaaaagaatttttgcaaaaaaaggaaaagaaagaaaaaagcttgcATTGCAAGCTCTTAATTCATATTCTccataccttcattttcagttaTATTGCCTAACACATTCTAGGCCATTATGGAACTGTTCAGTaaaaggaagagaggcagagatagtTTTTGTCTGTTCCTGTCTCagagtttagttttgttttattttcttgtgtgaTGACGCTAGCATCGTACCCCTAAAGGTTCCCTGCATTGCCTGAAGGGCTGTGTGCCTCAGGCAGGGAGCCATGGCTCTGGAGCTGGACGCTTGGATTTGCAGCCTTGCCAAGGTGAGGCTCTAGCCCTTCACCTGGCCAGCATGGATGTGCTTGTTTGTCTAATTGGGGAGAGAAGCAGGTCACAGGAAGCTTGTGAAATCAGACTCTTAGGTCCCAGAGCAGATAGCCCCTGGGACTGGCGTGCTTGACCATTTTACCTATTATTTCTAGGCCGCCCAATCCCAGGAGCCCCCAGAAGTATACACTTGTCACGTGACAGTGAGACATCCTGTTGAactgtcttctgttttgttttgtttcttttaatttgaaGCATggtctctatatagccctggtactcactctgaagaccaggctggcctctgctgtgtctgcttcccaagtgccgggattaaaggcatgtgccactactggCCTGAACTTATTTACTTTGGTAGAAGTTAAAGGGCCACATGTTGGGGTTCGCAGTAGGAAATCTGGCCTTGGATAAGACGTTGCACCAATGGAATTGTTCTGATGTAGGGTTTTCACTGTCTTCACCTTCCACTAGTCCCTTTATCTGAATTAAATTCTCTTGCTTTCCTCTTTTATGCTGCACAGAATATCAGTGTTGTTTTTTCTACTTTGGGGTAGGCTTGATGCCAAAAACTGCAAACGTATCAATCTCGGAGGAAGTCAGGCCGCTGGCTACCTGCAGCGGCTCCTCCAGCTGAAGTATCCGGGCCACCTGGCCGCCATCACGCTCAGCCGCATGGAGGAGATCCTGCAGGAACACAGCTACATTGCCGAGGACTA
This Rattus norvegicus strain BN/NHsdMcwi chromosome 3, GRCr8, whole genome shotgun sequence DNA region includes the following protein-coding sequences:
- the Actr5 gene encoding actin-related protein 5 isoform X2, with amino-acid sequence MEANVFRFRDARSAPDPVLEAGPVAFGSQPVPLVLDNGSFQARAGWACPGPDPGPEPRLQFRAVCARGRGGARGGLGPQVGNALGSLEPLRWMLRSPFDRNVPVNLELQELLLDYSFQHLGVSSQGCVDHPIVLTEAVCNPLYSRQMMSELLFECYRIPKVAYGIDSLFSFYHNMPKNALSSGLVISSGYQCTHILPVLEGRLDAKNCKRINLGGSQAAGYLQRLLQLKYPGHLAAITLSRMEEILQEHSYIAEDYAAELQKWRCPDYYENNVHKMQLPFSSKLLGSTLTAEEKQERRQQQLRRLQELNARRREEKLQLDQERLERLLYVQELLEDGQMDQFHKALIELNMDSPEELQSYIQKLTLAVEQAKQKILQAEANLEVDVVDSKPETPDLEPLEPSLEDVENINDFEPLFSEETPEVEKPQVTTTVQRIISCLLGQKGFVLQRLFSSRPS